One genomic region from Apium graveolens cultivar Ventura unplaced genomic scaffold, ASM990537v1 ctg4983, whole genome shotgun sequence encodes:
- the LOC141702394 gene encoding uncharacterized protein LOC141702394: MTFTSVLVFQLVQQYLVVRAVKMGRPNMHTEWSSPLDFALFGMKNNEIKKAHGVWEAISPKDPKTTVVEDKVDKIALAAIYQGIPEDVLLSIADKETAKEAWDAIKVTCQGAERVKTVKVQTLKTEFESMMMKDTEIVDHFSMKLTGLVTNIRELGEEVAESYVVKKLLRVVPSKFLQLPLL; encoded by the exons ATGACTTTCACATCTGTACTTGTGTTTCAGCTAGTCCAGCAATACTTGGTAGTTCGAGCAGTGAAGATGGGGAGGCCTAATATGCACACAGAGTGGAGTAGCCCACTG GATTTTGCCCTCTTTGGTATGAAAAACAATGAGATTAAGAAG GCCCATGGAGTTTGGGAAGCGATATCACCAAAAGATCCCAAAACGACGGTGGTTGAAGACAAGGTAGATAAAATTGCTCTCGCAGCAATATACCAGGGCATACCAGAAGATGTCCTCTTATCCATTGCAGATAAGGAAACCGCCAAGGAAGCCTGGGATGCAATTAAAGTGACGTGCCAAGGTGCGGAGCGCGTCAAAACGGTGAAAGTACAGACTCTTAAGACGGAGTTCGAGTCTATGATGATGAAGGACACAGAGATTGTAGATCATTTCAGTATGAAACTGACAGGATTGGTCACAAACATTCGGGAATTAGGAGAGGAAGTAGCTGAAAGCTACGTGGTCAAAAAATTATTGCGTGTAGTTCCGTCAAAATTTTTACAATTGCCTCTACTATAG